A single genomic interval of Croceibacter atlanticus HTCC2559 harbors:
- the rlmH gene encoding 23S rRNA (pseudouridine(1915)-N(3))-methyltransferase RlmH translates to MNIQLYAIGKTDQKLIEELTDIYTKRLGHYINFDFTIIPDIKNTKNLSVEQQKNEEGKLIMKQLETSDFVILLDENGKEFNSVNFSAYLQKRMNTGLKRLVFIIGGPYGFSTEVYSRANSKLSLSKMTFSHQMIRVFFIEQLYRAFTILRNEPYHHQ, encoded by the coding sequence ATGAACATACAATTATATGCCATTGGCAAAACAGACCAAAAATTAATTGAAGAGCTCACAGATATATATACTAAACGATTAGGCCACTATATAAATTTTGACTTTACAATTATCCCAGATATAAAGAATACTAAAAACCTTTCTGTAGAACAACAGAAGAACGAGGAAGGCAAACTAATTATGAAACAGTTAGAAACTTCAGATTTTGTTATTCTTCTTGATGAAAATGGTAAAGAGTTTAATTCTGTTAACTTCTCTGCTTATCTTCAAAAACGAATGAACACAGGTTTAAAACGTCTTGTTTTTATAATTGGTGGTCCTTATGGATTTTCCACGGAGGTTTATAGCAGAGCAAATAGTAAACTTTCACTTTCAAAAATGACATTTTCACATCAAATGATTCGTGTGTTTTTTATTGAACAGTTATACCGTGCATTTACAATTTTAAGGAATGAGCCTTATCACCATCAATAG
- the nadC gene encoding carboxylating nicotinate-nucleotide diphosphorylase yields MISEEQFQFEIDQIIKNAIREDVGNGDHSSLACIPSEAQGKAKLLVKDDGIIAGIEFAKQVFSYVDPQIKIEQLIKDGDPVNYGDIAFYVEGASQSILKAERLVLNAMQRMSAIATKTNTFVKLLEGTKTQILDTRKTTPGIRALEKWAVKIGGGTNHRFALYDMVMLKDNHIDFAGGITKAIDKTKSYLKENNLDLKIIVEARDLDEIKTILKSDGVYRILIDNFNYEDTKTAVRLIGDKCLTESSGGITLDTARKYAECGVDFISSGALTHSVYNLDLSLKAV; encoded by the coding sequence ATGATTTCAGAAGAACAATTTCAGTTCGAGATAGACCAAATTATAAAAAATGCAATTCGTGAAGATGTAGGAAATGGAGACCACAGTTCTTTGGCTTGCATACCTTCAGAGGCACAAGGAAAGGCAAAATTACTTGTAAAAGACGACGGCATTATTGCAGGAATCGAGTTTGCAAAACAAGTATTTTCGTATGTAGATCCTCAAATTAAAATAGAGCAGCTTATAAAGGATGGAGATCCTGTTAATTATGGTGACATTGCCTTTTATGTAGAAGGCGCATCACAATCTATTTTAAAAGCAGAACGTCTTGTGCTAAATGCAATGCAGCGTATGAGTGCTATTGCAACCAAAACAAATACGTTTGTAAAGTTATTAGAAGGTACAAAAACTCAAATTCTAGATACTCGTAAAACAACACCAGGAATTAGAGCTCTTGAAAAATGGGCAGTAAAAATAGGTGGTGGTACCAACCATAGGTTTGCACTTTATGATATGGTAATGTTAAAAGATAATCATATAGATTTTGCAGGCGGAATAACTAAAGCCATAGATAAAACAAAATCATACTTAAAAGAAAACAACTTAGATCTTAAAATTATTGTTGAAGCTCGAGATTTAGATGAAATAAAAACCATATTAAAATCTGATGGTGTCTACAGGATATTAATAGATAACTTTAATTACGAAGACACAAAAACCGCTGTAAGGTTAATAGGAGATAAGTGCTTAACAGAAAGCAGTGGTGGCATTACTCTAGATACAGCAAGAAAGTACGCCGAATGTGGTGTAGACTTTATTTCAAGTGGCGCACTTACACATTCTGTTTATAATTTGGACCTTAGTCTTAAAGCCGTTTAA
- a CDS encoding YihY/virulence factor BrkB family protein: MSKPVEDELKKIPIVSWFVASGKKIILPGMQGLSLYDLWEMYSVGIIKGTFSTRASAIAFSFFMAVFPFLLFMLNLIPFITFIDDFQLEFLTFMDALLPPTTTEFFNGIFADIASNQRGGLLSFTFVLSIFLMANGVNAVFTGFEYSFHTSINRSIIRQYMVAVGVSIILALLLLTTVIATVYISYIIDGLTSMGIFNDDVFWLQIARYGVFVIIVYVITALLYYTGTREGKHTSFWSAGALFTTLLIMLTTYLFGIYIENFSNYNELYGSIGTLLILMVYIWINSNIILLGFELNASIYRLKQNFA, encoded by the coding sequence ATGAGTAAACCTGTAGAAGATGAGTTAAAAAAAATCCCTATAGTTAGCTGGTTTGTAGCTTCAGGGAAGAAAATCATCTTACCAGGTATGCAAGGTCTGTCTTTATACGACCTATGGGAAATGTATTCTGTAGGAATTATAAAGGGAACTTTTTCAACAAGAGCAAGTGCAATAGCCTTTAGTTTCTTTATGGCTGTATTTCCGTTCTTGCTTTTTATGCTTAACCTTATACCCTTTATAACTTTTATTGATGATTTTCAGTTAGAGTTTCTCACATTTATGGATGCTCTTTTGCCTCCAACAACAACCGAGTTCTTTAATGGTATTTTTGCAGATATAGCAAGCAACCAACGTGGTGGTTTACTGTCTTTTACATTCGTGCTATCTATATTTTTAATGGCAAACGGTGTAAATGCTGTATTTACGGGTTTTGAGTATTCATTTCACACTTCGATAAATAGATCTATAATAAGACAGTATATGGTTGCAGTAGGTGTTTCAATAATATTGGCATTGTTGTTGCTAACTACAGTTATAGCAACAGTTTACATATCGTATATTATAGATGGCTTAACCAGTATGGGTATTTTTAATGATGATGTTTTCTGGTTGCAAATTGCAAGATATGGTGTATTTGTAATAATTGTATATGTAATTACAGCATTACTGTATTATACAGGAACAAGAGAAGGAAAACATACTTCTTTTTGGTCTGCAGGAGCTTTATTTACAACATTGCTAATTATGTTAACCACATATTTATTTGGAATTTATATTGAAAATTTCAGCAATTATAATGAACTCTATGGATCTATAGGAACACTATTAATACTAATGGTATACATTTGGATTAATTCAAACATTATCCTTTTAGGTTTTGAATTGAATGCATCTATTTACAGATTAAAACAGAATTTCGCATAA
- a CDS encoding chalcone isomerase family protein, which yields MRILLFTLIAFLMIAPSQAQTKVGDVTLPNTMKVGDASLQLNGAGIREKMWFDLYSGGLYLTEKASNASNIINADRPMAIKLHITSKLITSDKMISAVNDGFDASTNGNTSAIAADIKKFTGFFSEEIVKNNVFDITYQPGVGVVAFKDGKELGTIKGMEFKKALFGIWLGKKPADDDLKENMLGL from the coding sequence ATGAGAATTTTACTTTTTACCCTGATTGCTTTCTTAATGATTGCACCAAGCCAAGCTCAAACCAAAGTAGGAGATGTTACACTTCCTAATACAATGAAAGTAGGAGATGCTAGTCTGCAACTTAATGGTGCAGGAATACGAGAAAAAATGTGGTTTGATCTTTATTCTGGAGGTCTTTACCTTACAGAAAAAGCATCTAATGCTAGCAACATTATTAATGCAGATAGACCAATGGCAATAAAACTACACATTACATCTAAACTTATTACTAGTGATAAAATGATAAGTGCTGTAAATGATGGTTTTGATGCTTCAACTAATGGTAATACAAGTGCTATTGCAGCAGACATTAAAAAATTCACTGGATTTTTCTCTGAGGAGATTGTGAAAAACAATGTATTTGACATTACTTACCAGCCAGGAGTTGGAGTTGTAGCTTTTAAAGATGGTAAGGAATTAGGTACTATTAAAGGTATGGAATTTAAAAAAGCATTATTTGGAATATGGTTAGGAAAAAAACCAGCAGATGATGACCTTAAAGAAAATATGCTAGGACTGTAA
- a CDS encoding YdeI/OmpD-associated family protein, with product MDSKKDKIDAFFKKDSPFKSQLQQLRTLLNDTEFTETLKWGIPTYTINGKNVAGIGAFKNHYGIWFFQGAFLKDEKGLLRNAQEGKTKGMRQLNFTKDDVLPLEDIKSYVLEAIQNQKDGKEIKIAKAPKAKDIVLPEELLAAFKSDKDFQTAFKALTPGRQKEYAQHIASAKQEKTRVNRLEKAKPLILDGKGLHDKYKNC from the coding sequence ATGGACTCTAAGAAAGATAAGATTGATGCGTTTTTCAAAAAAGACTCTCCATTTAAATCACAGCTACAACAGCTAAGAACGCTACTAAACGACACAGAGTTTACTGAAACTCTTAAATGGGGAATTCCTACTTATACTATAAATGGTAAAAATGTAGCAGGCATTGGAGCCTTTAAAAACCATTATGGTATTTGGTTTTTTCAAGGTGCATTTTTAAAAGATGAAAAAGGATTGTTGAGAAACGCCCAAGAAGGAAAAACTAAAGGGATGCGACAACTAAACTTCACAAAAGATGATGTGTTGCCATTAGAAGATATAAAGTCTTATGTTTTAGAAGCTATACAAAACCAAAAAGATGGGAAGGAAATTAAAATTGCAAAAGCTCCTAAAGCTAAAGATATTGTCTTGCCAGAAGAATTGTTAGCTGCGTTTAAAAGCGATAAAGATTTTCAAACTGCGTTTAAAGCTTTAACACCTGGAAGACAGAAAGAATATGCACAACATATAGCAAGTGCAAAACAAGAAAAAACTAGGGTTAATAGATTAGAAAAAGCTAAACCACTTATCTTAGATGGCAAAGGCTTACACGATAAATACAAGAACTGCTAA